In Arachis stenosperma cultivar V10309 chromosome 1, arast.V10309.gnm1.PFL2, whole genome shotgun sequence, one DNA window encodes the following:
- the LOC130940645 gene encoding uncharacterized protein LOC130940645, protein MRHLFRFAAVARRENLVFLLRRYRSPKPATAPSPPTPPKPPKKPQKFSFHGITWEDPYSWMSNLNDKVAMRHMDVCMEQEEKYTEAVMSDSEKLQNKLQFEMASRIPFDLSTPPLRWGPWLYYRRVEEGKQYPVLCRRLASLNDEFISHKYPPAGFDFASGKRIEQKLIDYNQEAERFGGFAYEELSEVSPNHQFIAYTMYDKDNDYFKLSVRNLNSGSLCSKPQVDRVSNLAWAKDGQALLYVVTDQKKRPYRIYCSLIGSTDDDALLLEESDENVHINIRSTKDFRFVTVNTFTTTSSKVFLINAADPLSGLKLVWECPSLAHCIIEHHQGYLYLFTDAPRAGQSIDYHYLLCSPVNDPSNPRKWEEVFLNDEDLIVEDVDFSDKYLALILREGCNFRLCSVKLPLSTGKGAVKLRKLDIRYLSLPKHVCQISPGPNYDFYSSVMRFIISSPVMPDAVVDYELTTGRWNIIQQQNMLHERTRILYGANSASVTLDNANSKCSGPVNSKLEDSQSWNELSEFYACEQFDVPSADGVKVPLTIVFSRSNKPEDKTPGILHGHGTYGELLDKRWRSELKSLLDRGWVVAYADVRGGGGHGKKWHHEGRRTKKHNSINDYISCAKFLIETDIVDENKLAGWGYSAGGLLVASAINQHPDLFRAAVLKVPFLDPTNTLLYPVLPLIAADYEEFGYPGDPNDFLAIRDYSPYDNIQKDVLYPAVLVNSSFNTRFGVWEAAKWVARVRDHTIYDPKRPILLNLTTDLVEENRYLQSKESALEAAFLIKMMDS, encoded by the exons ATGCGCCACCTCTTCCGTTTCGCCGCCGTCGCTCGACGCGAGAACCTTGTCTTCCTCCTCCGCAGGTACAGGTCACCGAAGCCAGCCACGGCACCGTCACCGCCAACCCCTCCGAAGCCTCCAAAGAAGCCGCAGAAGTTCAGCTTCCACGGCATCACGTGGGAGGACCCATACAGCTGGATGTCGAACCTGAACGACAAGGTTGCGATGAGGCACATGGATGTTTGCATGGAGCAAGAGGAGAAGTACACCGAAGCCGTCATGTCCGACTCCGAGAAACTTCAGAACAAGCTGCAGTTTGAGATGGCTTCGCGAATTCCCTTCGACCTCTCCACTCCCCCTCTACGATGGGGCCCTTG GTTGTACTATCGTCGTGTTGAGGAAGGGAAACAGTACCCTGTGCTGTGCAGAAGGTTGGCCAGCTTGAATGACGAGTTCATTTCGCATAAGTATCCTCCTGCTGGGTTTGATTTTGCCTCTGGCAAGAGAATTGAACAAAAGCTTATTGATTACAACCAAGAAGCAGAGAGATTTGGAG gTTTCGCTTATGAGGAATTGTCTGAAGTTTCGCCGAACCATCAGTTTATTGCTTACACCATGTATGATAAAGACAATGACTACTTTAAGTTGTCTGTGAGAAATTTGAACTCGGGTTCCTTGTGTAGTAAGCCTCAGGTAGATCGGGTTTCAAACTTGGCATGGGCCAAAGATGGTCAGGCATTGCTTTACGTTGTAACAGATCAGAAGAAAAGGCCATATCG GATCTACTGCAGTCTGATTGGATCAACTGATGATGATGCTTTGCTTTTGGAAGAATCAGATGAAAATGTTCACATTAATATACGCAGCACAAAAGACTTCAGATTTGTGACTGTAAATACATTCACTACCACTTCTTCAAAG GTCTTTCTGATAAATGCAGCTGATCCATTATCCGGCTTGAAACTAGTTTGGGAGTGCCCTTCTCTAGCTCATTGCATAATTGAGCATCACCAAGGTTACCTTTATTTATTTACAGATGCTCCAAGAGCTGGGCAATCAATTGATTATCATTATCTTCTCTGTAGTCCAGTGAATGATCCATCAAATCCAAGAAAATGGGAG GAGGTATTTCTCAATGATGAAGATTTGATTGTTGAGGATGTTGATTTTAGTGACAAATACTTAGCACTGATTTTAAGGGAAGGTTGTAATTTTCGACTTTGTTCGGTTAAACTGCCACTGTCAACTGGGAAG GGGGCAGTTAAACTCAGGAAGTTGGATATACGGTACTTGTCTCTTCCAAAACATGTTTGCCAAATTTCCCCTGGACCAAATTATGACTTCTACTCGTCAGTCATGCGGTTTATAATATCGTCACCTGTG ATGCCAGATGCTGTGGTTGATTATGAGCTGACAACTGGTAGGTGGAACATTATTCAGCAGCAAAATATGCTTCATGAAAGAACACGAATACTTTATGGAGCAAATTCTGCAAGTGTCACCCTAGACAATGCAAATTCAAAATGTTCCGGTCCTGTGAATTCAAAGTTGGAAGATAGCCAGTCATGGAATGAATTGTCTGAATTTTATGCCTGTGAACAATTTGATGTCCCTTCAGCTGATGGGGTGAAGGTTCCTTTGACTATTGTTTTTTCTCGTAGTAATAAGCCAGAGGATAAAACACCTGGGATATTGCATGGACATGGAACTTATGGTGAGTTACTTGATAAAAGGTGGCGCAGTGAACTAAAAAGCCTCCTAGATCGAGGTTGGGTTGTTGCATATGCTGATGTCAG AGGTGGCGGTGGTCATGGTAAAAAATGGCATCATGAAGGGAGACGTACAAAGAAACACAATTCAATCAATGATTATATTTCCTGTGCCAAGTTCCTCATTGAAACAGATATTGTGGATGAAAATAAATTGGCAGGTTGGGGATATAGCGCCGGAGGACTCTTGGTTGCTTCTGCCATTAATCAACATCCAGATTTATTCCGTGCTGCAGTCTTAAAG GTTCCATTTTTAGATCCTACCAACACTCTTCTGTATCCTGTCCTACCACTTATAGCGGCTGATTATGAAGAGTTTGGCTACCCTGGGGACCCTAACGATTTTCTTGCAATTCGAGACTACTCTCCATATGATAATATTCAAAAGGATGTTCTTTATCCAGCTGTGTTAGTAAACTCGTCTTTCAATACAAG ATTTGGTGTATGGGAAGCTGCAAAATGGGTTGCACGAGTTCGTGATCATACTATATATGATCCGAAGCGGCCAATATTACTGAATTTGACCACAGATTTAGTGGAGGAAAACCGTTATTTGCAGTCTAAGGAGTCAGCATTAGAGGCTGCATTTCTTATCAAAATGATGGATTCTTAG
- the LOC130973471 gene encoding GDSL esterase/lipase At2g23540: protein MAFNKRFEILALLILVVNNVAAQKKDGLGASFIFGDSLVDAGNNNYLSTLSKANIPPNGIDFKASGGNPTGRYTNGRTIGDIVGEELGQPNYAVPFLAPNATGKAILYGVNYASGGGGILNATGRIFVNRIGLDIQVDYFSITRKEIDKLLGESKAKEYIMKKSIFSITIGANDFLNNYLLPVLSIGARISQSPDGFIDDMITHFRAQLTRLYELDARKFVIGNVGPIGCIPYQKTINQLNEDECVDLANKLALQYNARLKDLLAELNDNLPGATFVLANVYELVMELIKNYDKYGFTTASRACCGNGGQFAGIIPCGPTSSMCTDRYKHVFWDPYHPSEAANLILAKQLLDGDTRYISPINLRQLRDL from the exons ATGGCCTTCAATAAGCGTTTTGAAATCCTGGCCCTTTTAATTTTGGTTGTGAATAATGTTGCTGCTCAGAAGAAGGATGGGTTAGGAGCTTCTTTTATATTTGGAGACTCCTTGGTGGATGCTGGAAATAACAACTATCTTTCAACTCTTTCTAAAGCAAATATTCCTCCTAATGGAATTGATTTCAAGGCCTCTGGGGGGAACCCCACTGGCCGTTATACCAATGGTAGAACCATCGGTGACATTGTAG GAGAGGAATTGGGACAACCAAATTATGCTGTCCCATTTTTGGCCCCAAATGCAACTGGGAAAGCTATACTTTACGGAGTGAATTATGCTTCAGGAGGAGGAGGAATTCTTAATGCAACTGGAAGAATATTT GTGAATAGGATAGGGCTTGATATTCAAGTAGATTACTTCAGCATAACAAGAAAGGAGATTGATAAATTGCTAGGTGAATCAAAAGCCAAAGAGTACATAATGAAGAAATCAATTTTCTCCATTACTATTGGAGCCAACGATTTCCTCAACAATTATCTTCTCCCAGTTCTCTCTATTGGGGCCAGAATTTCTCAAAGCCCAGATGGTTTCATAGATGACATGATTACTCATTTCAGGGCCCAACTTACT AGACTTTACGAATTGGATGCTCGGAAGTTTGTGATTGGGAACGTTGGTCCAATAGGGTGTATTCCATACCAGAAAACGATAAATCAGCTGAATGAAGATGAGTGCGTGGATTTGGCAAACAAGCTTGCGCTTCAGTACAATGCCCGATTGAAGGATTTGCTCGCTGAGCTCAACGATAACCTCCCCGGAGCCACCTTTGTCCTTGCAAATGTCTATGAGTTAGTCATGGAACTCATAAAAAATTATGACAAATATG GATTCACAACAGCAAGTAGAGCATGTTGCGGAAACGGGGGCCAGTTTGCAGGGATAATCCCATGTGGACCCACTTCAAGTATGTGCACCGATAGGTACAAGCATGTCTTCTGGGATCCCTACCATCCAAGCGAGGCTGCAAACTTAATCCTCGCCAAGCAGCTTCTTGATGGAGACACCAGATACATTTCTCCTATCAATCTCAGGCAGCTCCGGGATCTTTGA
- the LOC130964785 gene encoding uncharacterized protein LOC130964785, with protein MRDLMRFKGDQNLQVPFGDTHVEDLKQFANWILQVENEKSEGTSDGCSMIKIPHEFLITDYNNLIQGIVQAIYSDYIANMANESHLKGRAILVPTIYVVDELNDYMTALNNNECKMYVSSNKCVFEGGVNAIEAMHTPRFLATISQGF; from the exons ATGAGAGATTTGATGAGGTTCAAGGGTGATCAGAATCTACAAGTTCCATTCGGAG ATACTCATGTAGAAGATTTAAAGCAGTTTGCTAATTGGATTCTACAAGTTGAAAACGAAAAATCAGAAGGAACATCTGATGGATGCAGTATGATTAAAATACCGCATGAATTTCTTATCACTGATTATAATAATCTTATTCAAGGAATTGTTCAAGCAATATATTCTGATTACATTGCTAACATGGCTAATGAAAGCCACTTGAAAGGCCGAGCGATTTTAGTTCCTACAATTTATGTTGTAGATGAGCTGAATGATTACATGACTGCATTGAATAACAATGAATGCAAGATGTATGTGAGTTCCAATAAATGTGTTTTTGAAGGAGGTGTCAATGCAATTGAAGCCATGCATACACCAAGGTTTTTAGCAACAATTAGTCAGGGTTTCTAA